CACCAGATTGTCCAGTGATAGGTCCGCCACCAGTTTCTTCAGGCGGCGGTTTTCTTCTTCCAACAGACGAAACCGTTTGGTTTCGTCCTTGGTCATCCCGCCATACCTGGCCTTCCAACGGTGGATCGTCGTCACTGCGACCCCCTGGCTTCGCGCGACCTCAGCGACCGGCTGCCTCGCCTCGACTTGGCCGAGGATGGCTAGAATCTGCTGCTCGGTGTATCGCTTCCCCTTCATGCCACCTCCTTGTTGCCATTCTCGTTGCAACTGGAGTGGACCGAGATTCGGGGGTCACGTCATTGCCCCTGAACTGGAAGGTGCTGCCGCATGGTGGCAGCAGTGAAATGCGGGCGCGCATGTTCCTGCCCGGCGCTGGGCCCTCTTGATCGCGGATCGGGAGTTTGCCGGGGAGGAGTAGTTCTCTTTCCTGCGTGATCAAGGGATTAAGCGGTGCATCCGGATTC
This genomic interval from Deinococcus terrestris contains the following:
- a CDS encoding transposase — encoded protein: MKGKRYTEQQILAILGQVEARQPVAEVARSQGVAVTTIHRWKARYGGMTKDETKRFRLLEEENRRLKKLVADLSLDNLVLKEVVGKMW